One window of the Brevibacterium limosum genome contains the following:
- a CDS encoding polysaccharide pyruvyl transferase family protein has translation MARTEVLLLTNRDSDNIGDQIIEASVISLLKAAAENLGIASDSFIVRSRAASIISKKYMSTGDESLLEPARRAISRADVVVFGGAPLFNYVYQVFYRRTIRTVELAEEYGVPVLFSSIGVEPYNDADERSLALQTALRKPVVRQITTRDDLESTQKYVEGTGIPTALVSDPAVFADSVFEKVRPIDDPRGRSRKRIGLVVTRSGVFPDNGIPFSEADQRNFWLGVIDELTARGDDYRLFTTGHFDDEIFLDSLVRHHGVQGKNAAVTLNSPEELIEQLRSCDGVIAYRLHASITSFAFDIPSIGLTWNFKVPDFYRSVDYPERALETADWKPSTVLSALDRAMSEGVEKDDDFMISVYRTLFSGLKDILKPSEQIEPYSLEELREKLPRYAGTSRKQYQEKMRRKLRRSYGFYQDKIAANAVKPSAGQSGRTQPQSLLRSVRTRLKRGLKR, from the coding sequence GTGGCACGCACTGAAGTTCTGCTGCTGACTAACCGAGATTCTGACAATATCGGTGATCAGATTATTGAAGCCTCTGTTATAAGCCTGTTGAAAGCGGCTGCAGAGAACCTTGGAATTGCATCAGATTCGTTCATTGTTCGCAGCCGAGCCGCCAGCATCATCAGCAAGAAATACATGAGCACGGGTGACGAGTCTCTGCTCGAGCCGGCTCGACGAGCCATTTCCAGGGCTGACGTAGTAGTCTTCGGCGGAGCGCCATTATTCAACTACGTCTACCAAGTCTTCTACCGGCGAACTATCCGGACGGTCGAACTTGCCGAGGAGTACGGGGTCCCTGTGCTCTTCTCCAGTATCGGCGTGGAGCCCTACAATGACGCAGACGAACGTTCGCTGGCGCTGCAGACTGCGCTGAGGAAACCCGTCGTTCGCCAGATCACCACCAGAGACGATCTGGAATCGACACAGAAATATGTTGAGGGGACAGGGATTCCTACGGCGCTCGTGTCTGACCCCGCTGTCTTCGCTGATTCGGTGTTTGAGAAGGTGCGTCCAATTGACGATCCGCGTGGACGCAGCCGGAAACGTATCGGCCTCGTCGTCACCAGGTCCGGTGTGTTCCCCGACAACGGAATTCCTTTCAGTGAAGCAGATCAGCGCAATTTCTGGCTTGGGGTGATCGACGAGCTGACCGCGAGAGGCGACGACTATCGACTGTTCACCACTGGTCATTTCGACGATGAGATCTTCCTCGATTCTCTGGTTCGACACCATGGGGTGCAGGGGAAGAATGCTGCCGTCACTCTCAACTCGCCAGAAGAGCTCATCGAACAGCTTCGTAGCTGTGATGGTGTCATCGCCTATCGTCTTCACGCGTCGATCACATCGTTCGCCTTCGACATCCCTTCAATCGGGCTGACGTGGAATTTCAAGGTTCCGGATTTCTACCGTTCTGTTGATTATCCGGAACGAGCGCTGGAGACGGCAGATTGGAAGCCTTCGACAGTTCTCAGCGCACTCGACAGAGCTATGAGCGAGGGAGTGGAGAAGGACGACGATTTCATGATCTCGGTCTATCGAACCCTGTTCTCAGGATTGAAAGACATCCTCAAACCCAGCGAACAGATCGAACCCTATTCACTGGAGGAGCTCCGGGAGAAGCTGCCACGGTATGCGGGTACTTCGCGCAAGCAGTACCAAGAAAAGATGCGACGAAAGCTTCGTCGATCGTATGGCTTCTACCAGGACAAGATTGCCGCAAACGCAGTGAAACCGTCCGCTGGACAGTCGGGTCGTACACAGCCGCAGTCGCTCCTGCGAAGTGTGAGGACTCGACTGAAGCGTGGATTGAAGCGATAG